In Balneolales bacterium ANBcel1, the following proteins share a genomic window:
- a CDS encoding NAD(P)H-dependent oxidoreductase, translating into MNTIAILSGTDRPGSQALKVANHIKPLYEAHGVEARVISLEEFPLGEVAGGKYGQSLPEVEAFRNRVLEADGIVMVIPEYNGSFPGILKVFIDYLPFPEAFDKKPIAFVGEAAGAFGALRAVEQLQMVCSYRNAHNYPERVFIQRVRNNFSEDEGIKDKMVAELLESQVKGFIRFVASLAYNQPHAS; encoded by the coding sequence ATGAATACCATAGCAATACTTAGTGGGACCGACCGTCCCGGATCACAGGCGCTTAAAGTTGCCAACCACATCAAACCACTGTATGAAGCCCATGGTGTGGAGGCGAGGGTTATTAGCCTCGAAGAGTTTCCTCTTGGAGAAGTGGCCGGGGGCAAATATGGACAGTCTCTGCCTGAGGTGGAGGCGTTTCGGAATCGAGTGCTGGAAGCCGACGGGATTGTAATGGTGATCCCGGAGTACAACGGTTCATTCCCGGGTATCCTCAAGGTGTTTATTGACTATCTACCTTTCCCCGAGGCGTTTGACAAGAAACCGATCGCCTTTGTTGGTGAAGCGGCGGGAGCATTCGGGGCACTCAGAGCGGTGGAACAGCTTCAAATGGTCTGTTCGTATCGGAATGCCCACAACTATCCGGAGAGAGTATTTATCCAGAGAGTCAGGAACAACTTTAGCGAAGATGAGGGAATCAAGGACAAGATGGTGGCAGAACTGCTCGAGAGCCAGGTGAAGGGTTTTATCCGTTTTGTTGCATCTTTAGCATATAACCAACCCCATGCATCGTAA
- a CDS encoding metalloregulator ArsR/SmtB family transcription factor has translation MLDAKTGVFKLEKCASILKAIAHPLRIAIIELLEEHEKLSVSEIHEKLDVEQAVASHHLGILKNKGVLISTREGKNMRYELKHRQITQIIEIMERCSTQ, from the coding sequence ATGCTGGATGCAAAAACAGGCGTTTTTAAACTTGAAAAATGTGCTTCAATACTGAAGGCTATAGCTCATCCGCTCAGAATCGCGATCATTGAGCTGCTGGAAGAGCACGAGAAGCTGTCGGTATCCGAAATACACGAGAAGCTTGACGTGGAGCAGGCGGTTGCTTCGCATCATCTTGGAATACTCAAGAACAAGGGGGTGCTGATTTCGACAAGAGAAGGCAAGAATATGCGTTATGAATTGAAGCATCGCCAGATAACCCAGATCATTGAGATTATGGAGCGCTGCAGCACACAATAG
- a CDS encoding HAMP domain-containing sensor histidine kinase, whose product MNQFKYVRWVFLAMGLVAIFGLTGMNVYSLYALHDNAVKNSVEKQKRQMLEYSDQIRSRLRYPRSELWQLDMPRIKSTLTAPDQVAEELVHALQTAGNDSIFSTIYLSPAECSTCDRQGGPIWRYEPESGRFHDAPDYSHLVSDGLTMAKTRMSSLINEYQWNTHVFFDTHNSMTIALIHVPGQQIIAYLTFLIDREYLVQQYMSPKLLRSFGEGKESGIVLWLHDWTKNEVLATNDPGVDFSYQKVDFIQNFPDLLNDWNLKAAFTANPDIAASRASLTRNLFVLGGAVFLIIAAMAFIFYTAQRERSLAERQATFLANVTHELQTPLSVILAAGENLSDGRVNDSGRLRSYGKHIYNESLRLRAMIERLLDTARVSTGNIQPRQELLDLSPFTRSLLKRKQSWLESSGVQITFEAEDKPAHIYADPGDLTSSISNLIENAIKYSPEEKFLAIRILQRNGSVDLEVEDHGIGIPKKAQKHIFDKFFRVEDALTAKTKGHGLGLAIVKDLVSRNGGSVHVASTPGKGSTFTIRFPAGATGKSSEFKEDQKTNAQETTHVS is encoded by the coding sequence ATGAATCAGTTCAAATATGTTCGATGGGTATTTCTTGCGATGGGGCTTGTCGCAATTTTCGGCCTCACCGGCATGAATGTATATTCACTGTATGCCCTGCATGACAATGCCGTGAAAAATTCGGTTGAAAAACAGAAGCGTCAGATGCTGGAATACAGTGATCAGATCCGCAGCCGGCTGCGATATCCCCGATCCGAGCTATGGCAGCTTGACATGCCCCGCATCAAAAGTACCCTGACCGCTCCCGACCAGGTGGCAGAGGAACTTGTTCATGCCCTGCAAACTGCAGGTAACGATTCCATTTTCTCTACAATCTACCTCTCACCGGCCGAATGCAGTACCTGTGACAGGCAGGGTGGCCCCATCTGGAGATACGAACCCGAGTCGGGACGTTTTCATGACGCTCCTGATTACAGCCATCTTGTGAGCGACGGACTGACCATGGCAAAAACACGCATGAGTTCACTTATTAATGAGTATCAATGGAATACGCACGTTTTTTTCGATACCCATAACAGCATGACCATTGCGCTTATCCATGTACCCGGCCAACAGATTATCGCCTATCTCACTTTTTTGATCGACCGGGAGTATCTGGTGCAACAATATATGAGCCCCAAGCTGCTCCGTTCTTTTGGAGAGGGAAAGGAGTCCGGTATCGTACTATGGCTTCACGACTGGACAAAAAACGAAGTACTGGCAACCAACGACCCCGGAGTCGACTTCAGCTACCAGAAAGTGGACTTCATCCAGAACTTCCCTGACCTGCTCAACGACTGGAATCTGAAAGCGGCGTTTACCGCCAACCCTGACATAGCCGCATCCCGGGCATCCCTGACGCGCAATCTATTTGTCTTGGGAGGAGCCGTGTTCCTCATCATTGCCGCAATGGCATTTATCTTCTACACCGCGCAAAGAGAGCGGTCGCTGGCCGAACGCCAGGCGACATTCCTGGCCAATGTGACCCATGAATTGCAAACACCGCTGTCGGTGATTCTTGCCGCCGGGGAGAACCTCTCTGACGGCAGGGTAAACGACTCCGGGCGCCTGCGATCTTACGGAAAACATATCTACAATGAGTCACTGCGTTTACGGGCCATGATCGAGCGCCTGTTGGATACGGCCAGAGTCAGTACCGGAAATATTCAACCCCGGCAAGAATTACTGGATTTATCCCCTTTCACCCGCAGTCTGCTAAAGAGAAAACAGAGCTGGCTGGAAAGCAGCGGAGTCCAGATAACGTTTGAGGCCGAAGACAAACCTGCCCATATTTACGCGGATCCGGGCGATCTCACCTCATCCATCAGTAATTTGATTGAGAATGCTATTAAATACAGCCCGGAAGAAAAGTTCCTTGCAATCCGTATATTGCAGAGGAATGGCTCGGTTGACCTGGAAGTGGAAGACCACGGTATCGGCATCCCTAAAAAAGCACAAAAGCATATATTCGACAAGTTTTTTCGGGTGGAAGATGCCCTGACGGCAAAGACCAAGGGTCACGGGCTCGGCCTTGCCATCGTTAAAGACCTGGTCAGCCGCAATGGCGGATCTGTTCATGTCGCCAGTACTCCAGGGAAAGGATCCACGTTTACCATCCGATTCCCGGCCGGTGCAACCGGCAAATCATCAGAATTTAAAGAAGACCAAAAGACTAACGCCCAGGAAACCACCCATGTCTCATAA
- the amt gene encoding ammonium transporter: MKSMIPKRWPGRTAAILSALLLLPGISLASDGTYDTLEAFKASAEYAVFVIDNLWILLAAAMVFIMHLGFATVESGMSQGKNSINVIYKNVFILTTGILTYAVIGFQLMYPGDFNGILGFGGFGIGVDESDPVGMFTPAYGEEMTIYADFIFQAMFAATAATIVSGAVTGRIKISAFMIFGALLVAFCYPITGSWVWGGGWLDGLGFYDFAGSTLVHGVGGAAGLACVIILGPRIGKFFNGTSHSIPGHSVPLATVGVFLLWFGWFGFNGGSVLSADPVEVSYVFVTTAIAASAGALLAMLTARIVIKKLDAEMALNGILAGLVGITAGADVISPQMAGVVGGISGIIVVLSILMFDKLKIDDPVGAISVHGVCGIWGTLAVGIFSAAGTVGIQLLGVVAIYGTTFLFSLAVFAAINAVMGVRVSKEYETRGLDLSEHGVAAYPNFTMIDSSFIGAKSDPT, translated from the coding sequence ATGAAGTCTATGATACCAAAGAGATGGCCAGGCAGAACGGCCGCGATTTTATCAGCCTTACTGCTGTTGCCGGGCATAAGCCTGGCCTCCGACGGCACATACGACACACTGGAGGCGTTCAAGGCGTCTGCGGAGTATGCCGTCTTTGTAATTGACAACTTATGGATTCTTCTGGCTGCAGCCATGGTTTTTATCATGCACCTTGGCTTTGCAACGGTTGAAAGCGGGATGTCCCAGGGTAAGAATTCCATTAATGTCATTTACAAAAACGTGTTTATTCTTACGACCGGGATTCTGACCTACGCAGTTATTGGGTTTCAGTTGATGTACCCCGGAGATTTCAATGGTATCCTTGGATTCGGAGGATTTGGAATTGGAGTGGATGAGTCCGATCCTGTCGGGATGTTTACTCCTGCCTATGGTGAAGAGATGACCATCTATGCCGATTTCATCTTTCAGGCCATGTTCGCAGCAACCGCCGCCACCATCGTATCCGGTGCCGTAACCGGAAGAATCAAAATCTCCGCTTTCATGATCTTCGGTGCGCTGTTGGTGGCGTTTTGCTACCCGATAACCGGTAGCTGGGTCTGGGGCGGAGGCTGGCTTGACGGACTTGGATTCTACGATTTCGCTGGATCCACACTGGTTCATGGGGTTGGCGGTGCTGCCGGACTGGCCTGTGTCATTATTCTCGGCCCGCGAATCGGCAAATTTTTTAACGGCACATCCCATAGTATCCCCGGACACAGCGTTCCCCTTGCCACCGTCGGAGTTTTCCTGCTCTGGTTCGGCTGGTTCGGTTTCAACGGCGGATCCGTGCTCAGTGCCGATCCTGTAGAAGTGTCCTATGTATTTGTCACCACAGCCATTGCCGCCTCCGCAGGCGCACTTCTGGCCATGCTTACCGCCAGAATTGTGATTAAGAAGCTGGATGCCGAAATGGCTCTGAACGGCATTCTCGCCGGGCTGGTTGGTATCACCGCCGGTGCAGACGTAATTTCACCGCAGATGGCCGGAGTTGTCGGTGGAATCTCCGGCATCATCGTGGTTCTCTCCATCCTTATGTTCGACAAACTGAAGATTGATGACCCGGTAGGTGCCATTTCCGTGCATGGCGTTTGCGGTATTTGGGGAACACTTGCTGTAGGTATCTTCTCTGCCGCAGGTACAGTCGGTATCCAGCTGCTTGGAGTGGTAGCAATTTATGGAACCACGTTCCTCTTCTCCCTCGCCGTATTCGCAGCCATTAATGCCGTGATGGGTGTCAGGGTCTCGAAGGAATACGAAACCCGCGGTCTCGACCTTTCCGAACACGGAGTGGCCGCATACCCGAACTTTACGATGATTGACTCCAGCTTTATTGGAGCGAAATCAGATCCAACCTGA
- a CDS encoding YeeE/YedE thiosulfate transporter family protein: MFELLTQPWPWYVAGPVIGLFVPLLLFLGNKQFGISSSLRHTCAACVPGNIPFFKYDWKSEGMWNLVLVLGVFIGGFLGGYVFQNPEPIALSASTIADLQYLGVTDFSGFVPSDIFSWGNLLTAQGLIVMVLGGFLVGFGARYAGGCTSGHAISGISNLQLASVTAAVSFFIGGLIVTHLLYPLIF; the protein is encoded by the coding sequence ATGTTTGAATTGTTAACACAGCCCTGGCCCTGGTATGTGGCCGGTCCCGTTATCGGGTTATTTGTTCCCCTGCTGCTCTTTCTGGGCAACAAGCAATTTGGAATCTCCTCAAGCCTCAGGCACACATGTGCGGCATGCGTGCCCGGCAACATTCCTTTTTTCAAATATGACTGGAAGTCCGAGGGAATGTGGAACCTGGTTCTGGTTCTTGGAGTCTTTATCGGAGGATTCCTCGGTGGATATGTATTCCAGAATCCGGAACCCATCGCTTTGTCGGCTTCAACGATAGCTGATTTGCAGTACCTGGGAGTAACTGATTTTTCGGGATTCGTCCCCTCTGATATATTTTCATGGGGCAATCTTCTAACGGCTCAGGGGCTCATTGTAATGGTACTCGGCGGCTTTCTGGTAGGGTTCGGTGCAAGGTATGCCGGCGGATGCACTTCCGGCCACGCCATCAGCGGTATTTCCAACCTGCAGCTGGCTTCGGTTACCGCAGCGGTAAGCTTTTTTATCGGGGGACTCATCGTCACCCACCTTCTCTATCCCCTGATCTTTTAA
- a CDS encoding replication-associated recombination protein A has product MDLFDDSEKGRSMKSGPLATRMRPVSVEEYAGQSHLIGEGKLLRRMIESGRIGSMIFYGPPSSGKTTLAHVISREIDADFVILNAVLDGVKEFREVVHKAGELQKLYHKKTILFVDEIHRWNKAQQDALLPHIESGLITLIGATTLNPFYSLVGPLLSRCQLFELHPFDAGDVRLLLERALADRERGLGAYSVTVTGEALDYFTEYSGGDIRHALNALEMAVLTSSEGEDGVKRVDLDVARESIQKRYLRYDRTGDEHYHFASAMIKSLRGSDPDASLYWMTAMLEGGEDPNFVFRRLLIFASEDVGLADPHALSVVNSAHEAFEKCGMPEGFYFLSHACLHLALAPKSNSTGAIFAVSQEHREKGTRPVPDHLRDKTANSKKARYMESDNPSDQYKYPHLYPGHWVEQQYLPDSLKSARWYEPGDQGLEARRWERLRQIQTGTDSKK; this is encoded by the coding sequence ATGGATCTGTTCGACGACTCGGAGAAGGGCAGGAGTATGAAGAGTGGGCCTCTGGCTACAAGGATGCGCCCTGTTTCGGTAGAGGAGTATGCGGGTCAGTCGCATCTGATCGGAGAGGGAAAGCTGTTGCGTCGGATGATTGAAAGCGGCCGGATTGGATCCATGATTTTTTACGGTCCGCCGAGCAGTGGTAAAACCACGCTGGCACATGTTATTTCCAGGGAAATTGACGCGGACTTTGTGATTCTTAACGCGGTACTTGACGGGGTAAAAGAGTTTCGCGAGGTGGTGCACAAGGCGGGGGAGTTGCAAAAACTCTATCACAAGAAAACCATTCTTTTTGTGGATGAGATTCACCGCTGGAACAAGGCGCAACAGGACGCGCTGCTGCCTCATATCGAATCCGGATTGATCACGCTGATCGGTGCAACCACACTTAATCCGTTCTATTCGCTGGTCGGACCCCTGCTCTCACGCTGTCAGCTTTTCGAGCTGCATCCGTTCGATGCCGGGGATGTCCGATTGCTGCTTGAGCGGGCACTTGCCGACAGGGAGCGTGGACTTGGGGCGTATTCGGTCACCGTTACGGGGGAGGCGCTCGACTATTTTACCGAGTATTCAGGCGGTGATATCCGCCATGCGCTGAACGCTCTTGAAATGGCGGTGCTCACCAGCAGTGAGGGGGAGGATGGCGTCAAGAGAGTGGATCTGGATGTAGCCAGGGAATCCATTCAGAAGCGCTATCTGCGGTACGACCGCACCGGTGATGAGCATTATCATTTTGCCTCGGCAATGATCAAATCGCTGCGCGGGTCTGATCCGGATGCTTCGCTTTACTGGATGACCGCCATGCTGGAGGGTGGAGAAGATCCGAATTTTGTATTTCGGCGTCTGCTCATATTCGCATCAGAGGATGTCGGGTTGGCCGATCCCCATGCGCTCTCAGTTGTTAACAGCGCCCATGAGGCGTTTGAGAAGTGCGGAATGCCGGAAGGGTTCTATTTTTTATCTCATGCCTGTCTGCATTTGGCGCTGGCGCCAAAAAGCAACAGCACCGGAGCGATTTTTGCAGTATCGCAGGAGCACAGGGAGAAGGGAACCAGGCCTGTGCCGGATCATCTCAGAGACAAGACTGCCAATTCGAAAAAGGCGCGTTACATGGAGAGTGATAATCCGTCGGATCAGTACAAATATCCTCATCTGTATCCCGGTCACTGGGTGGAGCAGCAGTACCTGCCGGATTCACTCAAGAGTGCGCGCTGGTATGAGCCGGGAGATCAGGGGCTGGAGGCGCGGCGCTGGGAACGGCTCCGGCAGATTCAAACCGGCACTGACAGCAAGAAATAA
- a CDS encoding solute carrier family 26 protein, which yields MKRYLPILSWLPEYHSGMLKGDLAAGLTVGVMLIPQAMAYALIAGLPPVYGLYAALVPLFIYGVMGTSRQLGVGPVAVVALLVAAGVADLAEPGSNEYIQLAILLAFMVGVIQIGMGLFRMGFLVNFLSHPVITGFVAATALIIAFSQAHNILGIPIESSKHIHQTIFDIIRMRSDIHPGTAALGLGAIAVLMGLKRWNRRLPAALVVVAAGIGIIALTGWDRAGIGIIGEVPTGLPGFGIPEIGMDAVYSLLPMAVAISLVGFMESIAVARSIQARHRDYKLDANQELVALGSANLGGSFFQAFPVTGGFSRSAVNDQAGAKSGMASIISALLVGLTLLFLTPLFYYLPNAVLGAIIVTAVLGLIDTGEMRFLWKARKDDFAMMAVTFLVTLFVGIEQGILTGVVASLGVVIYHSSKPHVARLGQLPGTRLYRNLARFSDARDRDDILVIRFDAPLFYANADFFKETVIRFAAAKKPDLRLLVLDASGINSIDTTGVHMLMELKEELDSEGVSLRFAAVHGPVRDMLTRCDFGSESPENGEDPLEMKRLEPKSATGDGTVSNPFTHLEIQDAIDSFFKEEGQRV from the coding sequence GTGAAACGATATCTTCCCATATTGTCCTGGCTGCCCGAGTATCATTCGGGAATGCTTAAAGGCGACCTGGCGGCGGGTCTGACCGTTGGCGTCATGCTGATTCCCCAGGCAATGGCGTATGCGCTTATTGCCGGGCTTCCTCCGGTATACGGACTGTATGCTGCGCTGGTACCGTTGTTTATCTACGGTGTGATGGGCACGTCTCGGCAGTTGGGTGTTGGTCCGGTTGCCGTTGTGGCTCTCCTGGTTGCGGCGGGCGTAGCTGATTTGGCGGAGCCTGGGAGCAATGAGTATATCCAGCTTGCCATTTTGCTGGCGTTCATGGTGGGCGTCATCCAGATTGGCATGGGCCTGTTCAGGATGGGCTTTCTGGTGAACTTTCTCTCCCATCCGGTCATAACCGGATTTGTCGCGGCAACGGCACTGATCATCGCATTCAGTCAGGCGCACAATATTTTGGGTATCCCGATAGAGAGCTCGAAGCATATCCATCAGACCATATTCGATATCATTCGGATGCGGTCGGATATCCACCCCGGGACTGCAGCCCTGGGCCTGGGCGCCATCGCAGTCCTCATGGGCCTAAAGCGATGGAATCGCCGTCTGCCGGCAGCGCTTGTTGTTGTAGCGGCGGGCATAGGAATCATCGCGCTTACAGGATGGGATCGGGCCGGGATCGGAATCATTGGCGAAGTTCCCACAGGGTTGCCCGGCTTTGGTATTCCCGAGATCGGGATGGATGCGGTCTACAGCCTGCTGCCCATGGCTGTTGCCATCTCCCTGGTAGGATTCATGGAATCCATCGCCGTTGCCCGCTCCATTCAGGCCCGCCACCGCGATTATAAACTGGATGCCAATCAGGAACTGGTAGCCCTCGGAAGTGCCAATCTGGGCGGCTCCTTTTTTCAGGCATTTCCGGTTACGGGAGGATTCTCGCGTTCGGCGGTAAACGACCAGGCCGGGGCCAAATCGGGAATGGCAAGCATTATCAGTGCGCTGCTGGTGGGACTAACCCTGCTTTTTCTTACTCCGTTGTTTTACTATCTGCCCAATGCAGTACTCGGCGCCATCATTGTTACCGCAGTGCTCGGCCTGATTGATACCGGCGAAATGCGGTTTCTTTGGAAGGCCAGGAAAGATGATTTCGCTATGATGGCCGTCACGTTTCTGGTGACACTTTTTGTTGGCATTGAACAGGGAATTTTGACCGGTGTGGTTGCCTCTTTGGGAGTGGTGATCTACCACAGCAGCAAACCCCATGTGGCCCGCCTCGGACAACTTCCCGGGACCAGGCTTTACCGGAACCTGGCGCGCTTCAGCGATGCCCGCGACAGGGACGACATCCTGGTCATCCGTTTTGACGCACCTCTGTTTTATGCAAATGCCGATTTCTTCAAGGAAACGGTGATACGTTTTGCAGCCGCGAAGAAACCGGATCTCAGACTGCTGGTGCTGGATGCCTCCGGTATCAACTCCATCGATACCACCGGGGTACACATGCTGATGGAGCTGAAGGAAGAGCTGGATAGCGAGGGAGTATCACTCCGTTTTGCAGCAGTACACGGCCCGGTTCGGGATATGCTCACGCGATGCGATTTCGGATCGGAGTCTCCCGAAAACGGTGAAGATCCGCTCGAGATGAAACGACTGGAGCCAAAATCTGCCACCGGTGATGGCACGGTTTCGAACCCCTTCACACATCTTGAAATTCAGGATGCTATCGATTCCTTCTTCAAAGAGGAGGGGCAAAGAGTGTAA
- a CDS encoding rhodanese-like domain-containing protein — MFFRQIFDPKLAQYSYMIGCQKTGETVVIDPMRDVQQYYDIAEKEKLNITAGADTHIHADYISGLRELAERGVKVYASDEGDADWKYEWLIGSDYNYELLKDGDTFMIGNIEIRAIHTPGHTPEHLIFSVTDKGGGADKPMGVTTGDFVFVGDVGRPDLLESAAGMKDVMKPSAQTLYKSLEKFKTMPEYMQVWPGHGAGSACGKALGAVPKSTVGYEMNFNASLREASSEENFVNFILEGQPEPPLYFKQMKRDNKMGPPVLGGLPIPPKTDVSQLSGFENNREVALIDTRGREAFMNGHLKGAIFSPLDKQFNTTAGSYVTEEQPIYLVIDEENLEDAVRDLINVGLDKIEGYIPVGEYEQWLDANSAATAIPHLNFQEDGNKLFEDDSYVLDVRKASEFAEGHIEGAKNIPHTRLLERIDEVEPNGKTVYVHCSAGGRSAVAAALVQRFGHEVAYVDGDFAAWFNNNETIAG; from the coding sequence ATGTTTTTCCGTCAAATCTTCGATCCAAAACTCGCGCAATACTCATATATGATCGGTTGCCAGAAAACCGGTGAAACCGTTGTGATTGATCCCATGCGGGATGTCCAGCAGTACTATGATATTGCGGAAAAGGAGAAGCTGAACATCACGGCAGGCGCCGATACGCACATTCATGCCGACTATATTTCCGGACTCCGGGAACTGGCCGAGCGGGGAGTAAAAGTGTACGCTTCCGACGAGGGCGATGCCGACTGGAAGTACGAATGGCTGATTGGCAGCGATTACAATTACGAGCTGCTCAAGGATGGCGATACGTTCATGATAGGGAATATCGAAATCCGCGCCATCCACACACCGGGACACACGCCCGAGCACCTGATTTTCTCGGTTACAGACAAAGGAGGCGGTGCTGACAAGCCCATGGGTGTGACTACCGGAGATTTTGTGTTTGTGGGTGATGTGGGTCGTCCGGATCTGCTGGAGTCGGCCGCAGGCATGAAGGACGTCATGAAACCTTCCGCACAGACGCTCTACAAGTCGCTTGAGAAATTCAAAACCATGCCGGAGTATATGCAGGTCTGGCCCGGACACGGAGCCGGCAGCGCATGCGGCAAGGCTTTGGGGGCCGTGCCTAAAAGTACGGTCGGCTACGAAATGAACTTCAACGCCTCATTGCGTGAAGCCAGTTCGGAGGAGAATTTCGTGAACTTCATTCTGGAAGGGCAGCCTGAGCCCCCGCTCTATTTTAAGCAGATGAAGCGGGATAATAAAATGGGTCCACCAGTCCTTGGCGGACTCCCCATCCCTCCCAAGACGGATGTTTCCCAACTCTCCGGGTTTGAGAACAATCGCGAAGTAGCGCTCATCGACACACGCGGCCGGGAAGCGTTCATGAACGGGCATCTGAAGGGCGCAATCTTCTCACCACTCGACAAGCAGTTCAATACCACTGCCGGTTCCTATGTCACCGAAGAGCAACCGATCTACCTGGTGATCGACGAGGAAAACCTCGAGGATGCTGTGCGTGACCTGATTAATGTCGGTCTGGACAAAATCGAGGGTTACATCCCTGTCGGGGAGTACGAGCAGTGGCTCGACGCTAACAGTGCGGCAACAGCGATTCCTCACCTTAACTTCCAGGAGGATGGCAACAAGCTGTTTGAGGATGACTCCTACGTGCTGGATGTTCGTAAAGCATCGGAGTTTGCCGAGGGGCATATCGAGGGTGCGAAAAACATCCCGCATACCCGCCTCCTTGAACGCATCGATGAGGTGGAGCCCAATGGAAAAACCGTATATGTCCACTGCTCAGCGGGTGGAAGATCGGCAGTTGCGGCCGCACTGGTCCAGAGATTCGGCCACGAAGTTGCCTATGTTGATGGTGACTTTGCCGCCTGGTTCAATAATAATGAAACGATTGCCGGCTGA
- a CDS encoding response regulator transcription factor yields MSHKNPVIMIVEDEPSLIFTLRDTLENEGYDTIVAENGSKALEMLQEQKPDLMILDIMLPGLSGFDVCQKVRERKLTFPIIILTARDQEIDKVTGLNIGADDYITKPFGVKELLARIKARLRRTDSKPLRNSDIISLGDIQIDLNASSVSRPDGNMELTTREVELLRFLASWPNEPVTRKSLLENVWRYEHSSNTRTVDVHISKLRSKIELQPDDPRYLVTMHGVGYMLKMQQNG; encoded by the coding sequence ATGTCTCATAAAAATCCGGTCATCATGATCGTCGAGGATGAGCCCAGTTTAATTTTCACACTGCGCGACACCCTTGAAAACGAAGGCTATGACACTATTGTAGCAGAGAACGGAAGCAAGGCTCTCGAAATGCTTCAGGAGCAGAAACCAGATCTGATGATACTGGATATCATGCTCCCCGGTTTAAGCGGATTCGATGTCTGTCAAAAGGTGCGGGAACGCAAACTGACATTTCCAATCATCATTCTCACGGCCCGTGATCAGGAGATCGACAAGGTAACCGGATTGAATATTGGCGCAGACGACTACATCACAAAACCGTTTGGTGTGAAAGAGCTGCTGGCCAGAATCAAGGCCCGGCTTAGAAGAACTGACTCCAAACCCTTGCGCAACAGTGATATCATTTCACTTGGGGACATTCAAATTGATCTCAACGCCTCCAGCGTAAGCCGCCCAGATGGCAATATGGAGCTAACAACAAGAGAGGTGGAACTGCTGCGCTTTCTTGCGTCATGGCCAAATGAACCGGTTACCCGCAAATCATTGCTCGAAAATGTCTGGCGATACGAACACAGTTCCAACACCCGAACCGTTGATGTCCATATTTCCAAACTCCGGTCTAAAATCGAACTGCAACCCGATGATCCCCGTTACCTGGTTACGATGCATGGGGTTGGTTATATGCTAAAGATGCAACAAAACGGATAA
- a CDS encoding YeeE/YedE thiosulfate transporter family protein, translating to MNYIKYLIVGVLFGFILTKAEVISWFRIQEMFRFQDFHMYGVLGSAVLVAMISIQIIKKWNLRDKEGAPISIPPKDFTQKKRYVIGGTLFGFGWAFTGACPAPLFALFGSGITIFIVPILAALAGTYVYGAFRESLPH from the coding sequence ATGAATTACATCAAGTATCTGATTGTAGGCGTTCTGTTCGGCTTCATACTGACGAAAGCCGAGGTAATATCCTGGTTCCGCATCCAGGAAATGTTTCGATTCCAGGATTTTCACATGTACGGTGTGCTGGGCAGCGCCGTGCTGGTAGCAATGATTTCAATACAAATCATCAAAAAATGGAATCTGAGGGACAAGGAAGGTGCCCCGATTAGCATTCCGCCAAAAGACTTCACACAGAAGAAACGATATGTGATCGGTGGTACCCTGTTTGGATTTGGGTGGGCCTTCACCGGTGCATGTCCCGCCCCGCTTTTTGCCCTTTTCGGAAGTGGTATCACGATTTTTATAGTACCCATTCTGGCGGCGCTGGCAGGAACCTATGTTTACGGTGCGTTCCGTGAGAGCCTTCCCCATTAA